Within Actinoplanes sp. L3-i22, the genomic segment GCATGGACGTCGGGGGCCGCCGCGAGTTCTGGGACGCGATCCGCCAGGACGCCGAGGGCGGCCGGACGGTCATCTTCGCCACCCACTACCTGGAGGAGGCCGACGCGTACGCCGACCGGGTGGTGCTGGTGCGCCGCGGTCAGATCGTCGCCGACGGCACCGCCAGCGAGGTCAAGTCGCTGGCCGCCGGCCGGACCGTGCGCGCCACCCTGACCGACCCGGAGCGCCTGGACCTGTCGGTGATCCCCGAGGTCGAGTCGTCGGAGATCCGCGGCGACAGCATCTACCTGCACGGGCGCGACACCGATGCGATCGCCCGCTACCTGCTCAACCAGACCGACGCCCGGGACCTGGAGATCACCTCCCGGAACCTGGAGGACGCGTTCCTCACCCTGACCGCGGACGAGGAGACCCCGGCATGACCGCCACCACGATCCAGCGCACCCTTCCGAAGTTCGGCGGCTTCAACCTGGGCATGATCGCCCTGGAGCTGCGCCGGCTGGTCCGCAACAAACGCACCGTCGTCTTCAGCGTGATCATGCCGCCGGCGTTCTTCCTGCTCTTCGGCACCAGCTCGGACTACAAGACCGAGCGCATCGGCGACGGCAACGTCACCGGCTACGTGCTGATCAGCATGGCCGTCTACGGCGCGATGCTGGCCACCACGTCCGGCGGCGCGATGGTCTCGATCGAACGGGCCGCCGGCTGGAGCCGGCAACTGCGGCTCACGCCGCTCAAACCCGCCGCGTACGTCGCCATCAAGCTCACCCTCGCGATGATCATCGGTTTGGTGTCGGTGCTCGTCGTCAACGTCGCCGGGGTGATCTTCGGCGCCGACCTGCCGCTCGGCGAGTGGATCGCCTCCGCCGTCCTGGCCTGGGTGTGCGCGCTGGTGTTCGCCGCGTTCGGCCTGTTCATGGGCTACCTGCTGCCCAGCGAGAACGTGATGCAGGTGCTCGGCCCGGCGCTGGCGATCCTGTCGTTCGCCGGCGGGTTGTTCGTGCCCCTGGACACGCTCGGTTCCACCTTCGCGACAATTGCGAAATTCACTCCGGTGTACGGCGTGGGCGAGCTCGCCCGCTACCCGGTCACCCACACCGGGCACCTGTGGCAGCCGGTGCTCAACGTGATCGCCTGGACCCTGCTGTTCTCGGTCGGCGCGATGTGGCGGTTCCGCCGCGACACCGCCCGCGTCTGAGTCCACCGGTACCGTCACCTCATGTCGCCGGCACCCCTCACCGACACACCCGGCCGGATCGGTTTCCGAGCCGGCTGGGTGTTCGCCGCGATCTGGCTGTTCTATCTCGGCGAGACCCTCACCACCCTGCTGCACCACCCGGCCGGGATGTGGCGCGACATCGGGCTGGCCGCGCTCGGCCTGTTCGCCCTGACCTACGTGACGATCATCGCGACGATGCGCCGCGAGCGCCGGGACGGGCCGTACCCGAATCGGGTCTTTCCGGTCTGGATCGGCCTTGCCGCCCTGGTCGGTCTGGCCCTGCTGCAG encodes:
- a CDS encoding ABC transporter permease; translated protein: MTATTIQRTLPKFGGFNLGMIALELRRLVRNKRTVVFSVIMPPAFFLLFGTSSDYKTERIGDGNVTGYVLISMAVYGAMLATTSGGAMVSIERAAGWSRQLRLTPLKPAAYVAIKLTLAMIIGLVSVLVVNVAGVIFGADLPLGEWIASAVLAWVCALVFAAFGLFMGYLLPSENVMQVLGPALAILSFAGGLFVPLDTLGSTFATIAKFTPVYGVGELARYPVTHTGHLWQPVLNVIAWTLLFSVGAMWRFRRDTARV